A window from Rhizosphaericola mali encodes these proteins:
- a CDS encoding NADPH-dependent FMN reductase — protein sequence MKVLVFNGVGAEGKNGISTAGRISNFISKEFEKKGYQVQIFDVASSGIPLLDTELVSIPDAVINMAEAFQAADLHIWLAPMYHGSMPGAMKNCLDWLEITSKNPIPYLTNKLVGLICWADGAQAMMGINSMDNVAKSLRAWVLPYSIPIVKNDLFVEQSCSFSTIYQHKFEKMVTLMHDAKQFIHLERMPIVN from the coding sequence ATGAAAGTATTGGTTTTTAATGGCGTAGGAGCAGAAGGTAAAAATGGAATCTCAACAGCAGGTCGAATCTCTAATTTTATATCTAAAGAATTTGAAAAGAAAGGATATCAAGTTCAGATATTTGATGTCGCTAGTTCTGGTATTCCATTATTAGATACTGAGTTGGTAAGCATTCCAGATGCAGTTATCAATATGGCAGAGGCTTTTCAAGCTGCTGATTTGCATATTTGGTTGGCGCCAATGTATCATGGAAGCATGCCGGGAGCTATGAAAAATTGCCTAGACTGGTTAGAAATTACCAGTAAAAATCCCATTCCTTATTTGACGAATAAATTGGTTGGTTTGATTTGTTGGGCGGACGGTGCACAAGCGATGATGGGTATTAATTCTATGGATAATGTAGCCAAATCATTACGTGCTTGGGTTTTACCATATAGTATTCCGATTGTAAAAAATGATCTTTTTGTGGAACAATCTTGCAGTTTTTCTACTATTTATCAACATAAATTTGAGAAAATGGTAACCTTAATGCATGATGCAAAGCAATTTATACATTTGGAACGAATGCCAATTGTCAATTAA
- a CDS encoding HesB/IscA family protein, which produces MENVVDSAITVSESAKEFIGQLIQDQKKPADSFVRVGVKGGGCSGLTYQMDFDTEMKPTDQVFEDKGVKIVVDMKSLLYLYGTQLDFSGGLNGKGLHFNNPNATRTCSCGESFAV; this is translated from the coding sequence ATGGAAAATGTAGTAGATAGCGCAATCACCGTATCAGAATCTGCGAAAGAATTTATCGGTCAATTGATACAAGATCAAAAGAAACCTGCAGATTCATTTGTACGAGTGGGTGTAAAAGGTGGCGGATGTTCTGGTTTGACATATCAGATGGATTTTGATACAGAAATGAAACCAACGGATCAAGTATTTGAAGATAAAGGAGTTAAAATCGTAGTGGATATGAAAAGTCTTTTATATCTATACGGAACACAATTGGATTTTTCAGGTGGTTTAAACGGAAAAGGATTGCATTTCAACAATCCAAATGCTACACGTACTTGTAGCTGTGGGGAAAGTTTTGCCGTGTAA
- the sufB gene encoding Fe-S cluster assembly protein SufB, whose product MSNNNDDILEKLATQDYEYGFVTDIDMDIAKAGLDENTIRFISEKKNEPEWMLEWRLKGYRAFLKAQMPSWQYFEMPPIDFQKISYYAAPKKKKKYESLDEVDPELLETFAKLGIPLNEQKQLAGVAVDAVFDSVSVATTYKKQLNELGIIFCSISEALQEHPDLVRKYLGSVVPHSDNIFSALNAAVFSDGSFVYIPKGVRCPMELSTYFRINSENTGQFERTLIIADEGSYVSYLEGCTAPQRDENQLHAAVVEMVALDNAEIKYSTVQNWYPGDKDGKGGIYNFVTKRGACRGVNSKISWTQVETGSAITWKYPSVILQGDNSNGEFYSVAVTKNKQIADTGTKMIHIGKNTRSRIISKGISAGNGQNSYRGLVSLGAKADYARNFTQCDSLLIGDRCGAHTFPYIDSKNPTAKLEHEATTSKIGEDQIFYLNQRGIDTEQAVALIVNGYAREVLDNLPMEFAVEAQKLLSLTLEGSVG is encoded by the coding sequence ATGAGTAACAATAACGACGATATATTAGAAAAACTGGCCACACAAGACTATGAATATGGTTTTGTGACAGATATCGATATGGATATCGCCAAAGCTGGTCTAGACGAAAACACCATTCGCTTTATTTCTGAAAAGAAAAATGAGCCAGAATGGATGTTGGAATGGAGATTAAAAGGTTATCGTGCTTTTTTGAAAGCACAAATGCCCTCTTGGCAATATTTTGAAATGCCGCCAATTGATTTTCAAAAAATCTCTTACTATGCGGCACCAAAAAAGAAAAAGAAATACGAAAGTTTGGATGAAGTTGATCCTGAATTGTTGGAGACTTTCGCTAAACTAGGGATTCCTTTAAATGAACAGAAACAATTAGCGGGTGTTGCTGTGGATGCGGTTTTTGATAGCGTATCCGTGGCTACAACATACAAAAAGCAATTGAATGAATTAGGAATTATCTTTTGCTCCATCAGTGAAGCATTACAGGAGCATCCTGATTTAGTACGCAAATATTTAGGTTCAGTAGTTCCTCATTCAGATAATATTTTCAGTGCATTAAATGCTGCGGTATTTTCAGATGGTTCATTTGTATATATTCCAAAGGGGGTAAGATGTCCGATGGAATTATCTACTTATTTCCGTATTAATTCTGAAAATACAGGTCAATTTGAACGTACCTTAATTATCGCTGATGAAGGTAGTTATGTAAGTTATTTAGAGGGGTGTACAGCTCCGCAACGTGATGAAAATCAATTACATGCGGCGGTTGTTGAAATGGTTGCTTTAGATAATGCGGAGATTAAATATAGCACGGTTCAAAACTGGTATCCTGGTGACAAAGATGGTAAAGGTGGTATCTATAACTTTGTTACAAAACGTGGTGCTTGTCGTGGAGTCAATTCTAAAATATCTTGGACACAAGTAGAAACAGGTTCTGCCATTACTTGGAAATATCCTAGCGTAATTTTGCAAGGAGATAATTCCAATGGTGAGTTTTATTCTGTTGCTGTAACAAAGAACAAACAAATAGCGGATACTGGAACGAAGATGATCCATATCGGAAAAAATACACGCAGTCGTATTATTTCCAAAGGTATTTCTGCTGGCAATGGTCAAAATAGTTATCGTGGTCTTGTTTCTTTGGGAGCGAAAGCGGATTATGCACGTAATTTCACGCAATGTGATTCTTTATTAATTGGAGACAGATGCGGTGCGCATACATTTCCATATATTGATTCAAAAAATCCGACAGCTAAATTGGAACACGAAGCAACTACTTCCAAAATAGGTGAAGATCAAATATTCTATTTGAATCAAAGAGGTATCGATACCGAACAAGCTGTAGCATTGATTGTCAATGGTTATGCTCGTGAAGTCTTGGATAATTTGCCCATGGAATTTGCCGTTGAGGCGCAAAAATTACTGTCCTTGACATTAGAAGGAAGTGTAGGTTAG
- the sufC gene encoding Fe-S cluster assembly ATPase SufC → MLSIRNLHAKVGDKEILKGINLEIGAGEVHAIMGPNGSGKSSLASVLAGKEDYEVTDGEVIFNGKNLLDMAPEIRAREGVFLAFQYPIEIPGVSNINFLKTAVNDVREHRGLAPLTPKEFLQLTRDKQKLVEFDAKLVNRSLNEGFSGGEKKRNEILQLAMLDPMLSILDETDSGLDIDALRIVSNGVNKLRSEKNAFVMITHYQRLLNYIVPDFVHVLWNGRIVKTGTKELALELEEKGYDWLKKQTAEVE, encoded by the coding sequence ATGTTAAGTATAAGAAATTTACATGCTAAAGTAGGAGATAAGGAAATCTTGAAGGGCATCAACTTAGAAATTGGTGCTGGTGAGGTACACGCTATCATGGGACCTAATGGTTCTGGTAAAAGCTCTCTAGCTTCTGTATTGGCAGGAAAAGAGGATTACGAAGTAACAGATGGTGAGGTTATTTTCAATGGTAAAAATCTATTGGATATGGCTCCCGAAATCCGCGCTCGTGAAGGTGTGTTTTTAGCATTTCAATACCCTATAGAAATACCTGGTGTATCCAATATTAACTTTTTGAAAACTGCTGTGAACGATGTTCGCGAACATCGTGGTCTGGCTCCATTGACTCCTAAAGAGTTTTTGCAATTGACAAGAGACAAACAAAAACTAGTAGAATTTGACGCCAAATTGGTGAATCGTTCTTTGAATGAAGGATTTTCTGGTGGTGAAAAAAAGAGAAACGAAATATTGCAATTAGCGATGCTAGATCCAATGTTGTCCATTTTGGATGAAACCGATTCTGGTTTGGATATTGATGCTTTGCGTATTGTTTCTAACGGTGTAAACAAATTACGTAGTGAAAAGAATGCATTTGTCATGATTACGCACTACCAAAGATTGTTGAATTATATTGTTCCTGATTTTGTACACGTATTATGGAATGGTCGTATCGTAAAAACGGGAACGAAAGAATTAGCTTTAGAATTAGAAGAAAAAGGCTATGACTGGTTAAAGAAACAAACTGCCGAAGTGGAATAA
- the sufD gene encoding Fe-S cluster assembly protein SufD, translated as MSNQIATANIFDQLVESFNLQSKDGSALAALQEKALDAFKENGFPTIKNEYWRFTNVKPFLNDNFQFNDAFVSIEKDNLETIISDNAIPNLDAYKLVLVNGAINFELSILPDSNNVTIQPVSAAKNTEFFVNAINNRMDVKDAKDAFVAINTALFQDGFCIEVKSGFTLDKPIHIFQIFQANANVFIQPRNLVVVNKSANIEIIETGVCLGENVYFINSVSDLQIAENALLVHSIVQDGKTTERYINNTQVSQQRDSRYENYIYSIPEAQLIRNNLNVELESQNTETHMYGLYLSGKGQVIDNHSLVDHLNPNCQSNQLYKGVMIEGGRAVFNGRIYVHEDAQKTNAFQSNNNMLFSDESVINSKPQLEIYADDVKCSHGTTIGQYDKDALFYLQARGLAESQARAMLVNAFANDVTSKIPNEALREYVEEKVSYIISNAEVK; from the coding sequence ATGTCTAATCAAATAGCTACAGCAAATATTTTTGATCAATTAGTTGAATCTTTCAACTTACAATCCAAAGATGGATCTGCGCTTGCTGCATTGCAGGAAAAAGCGTTAGACGCATTTAAGGAAAATGGTTTTCCAACTATCAAAAATGAATATTGGCGTTTTACCAATGTCAAACCATTTTTGAATGACAATTTTCAATTCAATGATGCTTTTGTCTCCATTGAAAAAGATAACTTGGAAACCATCATTTCTGACAATGCTATTCCTAATTTGGATGCTTATAAATTAGTTTTGGTAAATGGAGCTATCAATTTTGAATTATCCATTTTACCTGATAGCAACAACGTAACTATCCAACCTGTTTCGGCTGCAAAAAATACAGAATTTTTTGTAAATGCTATCAATAACAGAATGGATGTTAAAGATGCAAAAGATGCATTTGTTGCCATCAATACTGCTCTTTTCCAAGATGGTTTTTGTATCGAAGTAAAAAGTGGTTTTACTTTGGATAAACCTATCCATATTTTTCAGATATTTCAAGCAAATGCCAATGTATTTATCCAACCAAGAAACTTGGTAGTGGTAAATAAAAGTGCCAATATTGAAATTATTGAGACTGGAGTTTGTTTAGGTGAAAATGTATATTTTATCAATAGTGTTTCTGATTTACAAATAGCAGAAAATGCTTTATTAGTACATTCTATCGTTCAAGATGGAAAAACGACAGAACGCTATATCAACAATACGCAAGTATCCCAACAAAGAGATAGTCGTTACGAAAATTATATTTACAGTATTCCTGAGGCTCAACTTATCAGAAATAATCTGAATGTGGAATTGGAAAGTCAGAATACAGAGACGCACATGTATGGATTGTATCTTTCTGGTAAAGGACAAGTGATTGATAATCATTCATTAGTAGATCATTTGAATCCCAATTGCCAAAGTAATCAATTGTACAAAGGGGTGATGATTGAAGGTGGACGAGCTGTATTTAATGGCCGGATTTATGTTCATGAAGATGCACAGAAAACCAATGCATTTCAATCCAATAATAACATGTTATTTTCTGATGAATCTGTAATTAATTCCAAACCGCAATTGGAAATTTATGCAGATGATGTGAAATGTAGTCATGGTACAACAATTGGTCAATATGATAAAGATGCATTGTTTTATTTGCAAGCACGTGGATTGGCAGAGTCGCAAGCAAGAGCGATGTTGGTAAATGCGTTTGCAAATGATGTAACGAGCAAAATTCCGAATGAAGCTTTACGTGAATATGTAGAAGAAAAAGTAAGCTATATAATTAGCAATGCAGAAGTAAAATAG
- a CDS encoding aminotransferase class V-fold PLP-dependent enzyme: MIETKLDIQKIRKEFPILDQKVYNKPLVYLDNAATTQKPKLVLDALEEYYTTINSNVHRGVHILSQRATEAYEVSRKKIAAFINAKHDYEVIFTKGTTDSLNLVANCFGRKFLKPGDSVLVSAMEHHSNIVPWQITCEEHGAQLKVIPILENGELDLVKLDELLDDPTLKFLSLTYVSNTLGTVNPVKEIIEKAHVKDIPVMLDVAQAIQHMPLDVQDLDVEFVAFSGHKMYGPTGIGCLYGKEEWLNKLPPYQGGGDMIKEVTFAKTIYNDLPFKFEAGTPDISGAIVLGYAVDFLEQIGIEQIQEAEHELMTYALGQLSAIPDLKFIGEAKNRTGGISFLVGNIHPFDLGEILDKQGIAVRTGHHCCQPLMGIYHIPGTVRASFAIYNTKEEIDQLAVGIEKAAAILK, encoded by the coding sequence ATGATTGAAACAAAATTAGACATACAAAAGATAAGGAAGGAATTTCCCATACTAGACCAAAAGGTATATAATAAACCTTTAGTTTATTTGGATAATGCTGCGACAACGCAAAAACCTAAACTTGTCTTAGATGCTTTGGAAGAATATTATACCACGATCAACAGCAATGTACATCGTGGCGTACATATTTTGAGCCAAAGAGCAACGGAAGCTTACGAAGTTTCTAGGAAAAAAATCGCTGCATTTATCAATGCAAAACATGATTATGAAGTGATTTTTACAAAAGGAACGACAGATAGTTTGAATCTGGTTGCCAATTGTTTCGGTCGTAAATTTTTGAAACCTGGCGATTCTGTGCTTGTTTCTGCAATGGAACATCACAGTAATATTGTTCCTTGGCAAATCACATGTGAAGAACATGGAGCGCAATTGAAAGTGATTCCTATTTTGGAAAATGGAGAGTTGGATTTAGTAAAATTGGACGAACTTTTAGATGATCCAACGTTGAAATTTCTTTCTTTGACCTATGTTTCTAATACTTTGGGAACTGTAAATCCCGTAAAAGAAATCATTGAAAAGGCACATGTAAAAGACATACCTGTGATGTTAGATGTTGCGCAAGCAATTCAACACATGCCATTGGATGTACAAGATTTGGATGTAGAGTTTGTTGCATTTTCTGGTCATAAAATGTATGGTCCTACTGGGATCGGATGTCTTTATGGAAAAGAAGAATGGTTAAATAAATTACCTCCTTATCAAGGTGGTGGTGATATGATCAAAGAAGTAACATTTGCAAAAACGATTTATAACGATCTACCTTTCAAATTTGAAGCAGGAACTCCTGATATTTCTGGTGCGATTGTATTGGGGTATGCTGTTGATTTTTTGGAACAAATTGGAATTGAACAAATCCAAGAAGCGGAGCATGAACTGATGACGTATGCATTAGGACAACTTTCTGCTATTCCTGATTTGAAATTTATAGGCGAAGCGAAAAATCGTACTGGTGGCATTTCTTTTTTGGTGGGAAATATTCATCCATTTGATTTAGGTGAAATTTTAGACAAACAAGGAATTGCAGTTCGTACGGGACACCATTGTTGTCAACCATTGATGGGTATTTATCATATTCCAGGTACCGTGAGAGCTTCATTTGCCATATATAATACAAAAGAAGAAATTGATCAATTGGCAGTGGGTATCGAAAAAGCTGCTGCAATTTTAAAATAG
- a CDS encoding SufE family protein: MTIEEQQQEIIEDFEFLTDWMDKYEMIIQLGKELPLIDEKYKTEDYKIKGCQSQVWVHADYNNGVIDFTADSDAIITKGLISMIIKVYSGHTPAEILDNNLHFIDEIGLHSHLSPTRSNGLSSMVKQIKEYAFALQKLEQK, encoded by the coding sequence ATGACAATCGAAGAACAACAGCAAGAAATTATTGAAGATTTTGAATTCTTGACTGATTGGATGGACAAATACGAAATGATTATTCAGTTAGGTAAAGAATTACCACTGATTGATGAAAAATATAAAACGGAAGATTATAAAATTAAAGGTTGTCAGTCTCAAGTGTGGGTACATGCAGATTACAATAATGGCGTAATTGATTTCACTGCAGACAGCGATGCAATCATTACAAAAGGATTGATTAGCATGATTATCAAAGTTTATTCAGGTCATACACCTGCGGAGATTTTGGATAATAATCTACATTTTATTGATGAGATTGGACTTCATAGCCATTTGTCTCCAACAAGATCTAATGGATTGTCTTCCATGGTAAAACAAATAAAAGAATATGCTTTCGCTCTTCAAAAATTGGAACAAAAGTAA
- a CDS encoding DUF59 domain-containing protein encodes MLSLFKNWNKSKDDPKSKCSSQPKSKQDDGVSNKEVVMSEESMENKASEEIKNETQEPLDSLGEQIEDDILNNNGLTIRDKIELALHTVYDPEIPVNIMELGLVYKIEIKENNVIFVTMTLTAPGCPVAGDILLEVEDKIKAIEGVTEVHVQLTFEPQWTKDMMSEEAKLELGFL; translated from the coding sequence ATGCTTTCGCTCTTCAAAAATTGGAACAAAAGTAAGGATGATCCAAAGTCTAAATGCTCTTCTCAACCGAAAAGCAAACAAGATGATGGTGTGTCAAATAAGGAGGTAGTTATGTCAGAAGAATCAATGGAAAATAAGGCTTCGGAAGAAATTAAGAATGAAACGCAAGAACCTTTGGATAGTTTGGGTGAACAAATCGAAGATGATATTTTGAATAATAATGGATTGACCATTCGAGATAAAATTGAATTGGCACTTCATACTGTTTACGATCCTGAAATTCCAGTAAATATTATGGAATTGGGGTTGGTGTACAAGATTGAGATTAAGGAAAATAATGTCATTTTTGTAACGATGACATTAACAGCTCCAGGTTGTCCAGTTGCAGGAGATATTCTTTTAGAAGTGGAGGATAAAATCAAGGCTATTGAAGGCGTAACAGAAGTACACGTACAATTGACTTTTGAGCCACAATGGACAAAGGATATGATGTCTGAAGAAGCTAAACTAGAATTAGGATTTCTCTAA
- a CDS encoding DUF3592 domain-containing protein, with protein sequence MYKTVLILFLVCFACYLPFSRRPDFVDGKYTEGVVVDSLNIKTNQHFPRVKYEYSLHQYQTFDPAYVLNKYTRGQKVKVIYEDAHPEKASVYRMWGYWVRWKEILACIVIYILLLQLSIAITSNPSQERLDDIEAEEKAPKIRKPRYDGNTF encoded by the coding sequence TTGTATAAGACTGTACTCATTTTATTTTTAGTGTGTTTTGCGTGCTATTTGCCATTTAGCAGAAGACCTGATTTTGTTGATGGAAAGTATACAGAAGGTGTGGTAGTGGATTCTTTGAATATCAAAACCAATCAGCATTTCCCTAGAGTAAAATATGAGTATAGCTTGCATCAATACCAAACTTTTGATCCTGCATATGTTTTGAATAAATATACTAGAGGTCAAAAAGTAAAAGTGATATACGAGGACGCACATCCTGAAAAAGCTTCTGTTTATCGTATGTGGGGCTATTGGGTTCGATGGAAGGAGATATTAGCTTGTATAGTGATTTATATATTATTACTTCAATTATCTATTGCAATAACAAGCAATCCATCACAAGAGCGTCTGGATGATATCGAGGCAGAAGAGAAAGCACCGAAGATTAGAAAACCAAGATATGATGGCAATACTTTCTAA